A region of Triplophysa dalaica isolate WHDGS20190420 chromosome 18, ASM1584641v1, whole genome shotgun sequence DNA encodes the following proteins:
- the kdm2ba gene encoding lysine (K)-specific demethylase 2Ba isoform X1: MAMSLSADEEDYDSDTAEQQRLPNRPKSKMAASTATTPAASSSSSTTAAVKLPSNRTSSGARRRRTRCRKCEACVRTECGECHFCKDMKKFGGPGRMKQSCIMRQCIAPVLPHTAVCVVCGEAGKEDTLDDEDEKFNAMLMECSICNEIVHPNCLKVKDAPGVVNDELPNCWECPKCNYAGKTGKACKQKRGPGFKYASNLPGSLLREQKAGRDGREDGDQTSSGAASVKRKTEREETPRLKNEDLPSRMAPLLSPSGLPRPRSEVPNFLRKKRKLFDDDEEEEEASTKKKPKKPWRPEEPLIPKLSHMKTEEDDDNSDEEDERLEKREPPRRSFKKDYSTAKKEEEQDTERREERDPPFRSLRDYSNIRKVEDQDEDKEDDDEEEEEDGKRGRDSSPTLKNQSVLLESDASRCSSPRAGPSSESSETQEKPQRARVKRHRRKPQNRQLSAELSKQLNMEIRRTEHSLANENQQPLKSEPEDSENEEPKRGLRNGTAGNGGGGERGERGGGGDGGGERPHLRAREMNGTSWELRHFYPPQITPLGLNRSSPAVRPLPARSPPKCVQMERHVIRPPPICPPPDRLPLADGRNHVAPREAWLAIFSHLSHRELCVCMRVCRTWNRWCCDKKLWTRIDLKRCKSITPLMLSGIIRRQPMTLDLSWTNISKKQLSWLINRLPGLRVLLLSGCSWVAVSALCTSSCPLLRTLDLQWVEGLKDPQMRDLLSPPTDNRPGQMDTRSKLRNVNDLRLAGLDITDNSLRLVIKNMPLLSRLDLSYCNHINDQSVNLLTAAGTTTRDSLTDVNLSVCNRVTDQSLSYFKRCGSICRIDLRFCKQVSRQACERFIAEMSVSVPFQLQEDKLLQKLS, from the exons ATGGCCATGTCACTGAGCGCCGACGAAGAGGATTACGACTCGGACACAGCCGAACAG CAACGGCTACCCAACCGGCCAAAATCCAAAATGGCTGCATCAACAGCGACGACTCCGGCAGCCTCCAGCTCTTCATCCACCACAGCAGCAGTCAAGCTGCCATCCAACCGGACCTCCTCTGGAGCCCGCCGCCGACGTACACGATGCCGAAAGTGTGAGGCGTGTGTCCGGACGGAATGTGGAGAGTGTCACTTCTGTAAGGACATGAAGAAGTTTGGAGGACCCGGTCGCATGAAACAGTCTTGCATTATGAGACAGTGTATAGCG CCTGTGTTACCGCATACAGCTGTATGTGTAGTGTGCGGCGAGGCTGGTAAAGAAGACACGCTCGACGATGAAGATGAGAAGTTTAACGCCATGCTCATGGAGTGCTCCATCTGCAATGAGATTGTCCATCCCAACTGCCTCAAG GTGAAAGATGCACCTGGAGTTGTGAACGATGAACTTCCAAACTGCTGGGAATGTCCTAAATGCAACTACGCAGGGAAAACTGGAAAAG CCTGCAAGCAAAAAAGGGGACCAGGCTTCAAGTACGCATCCAACCTGCCGGGCTCCCTGCTGAGGGAACAGAAAGCAGGACGTGACGGGAGAGAGGATGGAGACCAGACCTCTTCTGGAGCAGCGTCTgtgaagagaaaaacagagagagaggaaaccCCCAGACTGAAGAATGAGGACCTGCCCTCACGTATGGCCCCTCTCTTAAGTCCCAGTGGTCTGCCAAGACCACGATCTGAAGTTCCCAACTTCttgaggaagaagaggaagtTATTTGACGACgatgaagaggaagaagaggctAGCACTAAAAAGAAG CCTAAGAAGCCCTGGAGGCCCGAAGAGCCTTTGATTCCTAAACTCTCCCATATGAAAACAGAAGAAGACGACGATAACTCCGATGAGGAGGATGAAAGGCTAGAGAAGCGAGAACCGCCTCGCCGTTCATTCAAGAAAGACTACAGCACGgcaaagaaagaggaagaacaaGACACCGAGAGGCGGGAAGAGAGGGATCCACCTTTCCGATCCCTGAGGGACTACAGCAACATAAGAAAAGTGGAAGACCAAGATGAAGACAAGGAGGACGACGacgaagaagaggaggaagacgGCAAAAGGGGCAGAGACAGCAGCCCTACTTTAAAGAACCAATCAGTATTGCTCGAGAGCGACGCGTCGCGGTGCAGCTCCCCAAGGGCAGGACCCAGCAGCGAAAGCAGCGAGACTCAGGAAAAGCCGCAACGAGCCCGGGTGAAACGGCACCGTCGAAAGCCTCAGAACAGACAGCTCAGCGCTGAGCTCAGCAAGCAGCTCAACATGGAGATCCGCCGCACCGAACACTCACTGGCCAATGAGAACCAGCAGCCTCTCAAGAGCGAACCGGAGGACAGCGAGAACGAGGAACCAAAGAGAGGCTTACGGAACGGAACCGCAGGGAACGGCGGAGGAGGCGAAAGAGGAGAAAGGGGAGGAGGCGGAGACGGAGGAGGGGAGAGGCCACACCTTCGAGCAAGAGAGATGAATGGAACATCTTGGGAGCTGCGGCACTTTTATCCACCTCAGATCACCCCGTTGGGTTTGAACCGCAGTTCACCTGCGGTCAGGCCCCTTCCAGCTCGTTCCCCTCCAAAGTGTGTGCAGATGGAACGGCATGTGATCCGGCCACCTCCAATTTGCCCTCCGCCCGACAGGCTGCCGCTGGCCGATGGGCGTAATCACGTAGCTCCTCGAGAAGCCTGGTTGGCTATCTTCAGTCACTTGAGCCATCGTGAgctttgtgtgtgcatgcgggTGTGCCGGACCTGGAACCGCTG GTGCTGCGACAAAAAGTTATGGACCCGTATCGATCTGAAGCGTTGCAAGTCCATCACACCTCTCATGCTGAGTGGAATCATTCGAAGACAGCCCATGACTCTTGACCTGAGCTGGACCAACATTTCCAAAAAGCAATTAAGTTGGCTTATCAACCGACTACCGG GTCTGAGGGTTCTTCTCTTGTCCGGCTGTTCGTGGGTGGCCGTTTCGGCTCTCTGCACTTCCAGTTGTCCTCTGCTGCGCACTTTAGATCTGCAGTGGGTTGAGGGGCTCAAAGACCCCCAGATGAGAGACCTACTGTCTCCTCCCACCGACAACAGACCAG GTCAAATGGACACACGCAGCAAACTACGGAATGTCAATGACCTGCGTCTGGCTGGTTTGGACATCACCGACAACTCTCTGCGGCTCGTCATTAAAAACATGCCTCTGCTGTCAAGACTGGATTTGAGTTACTGCAATCATATAAATGATCAGTCAGTCAACCTGCTGACGGCCGCAGGGACCACCACTAGAGACTCCCTAACTGATGTCAACCTCTCTG tGTGTAACAGGGTCACCGATCAGTCACTGAGCTACTTCAAACGCTGCGGGAGCATCTGTCGCATTGACCTACGCTTCTGCAAGCAGGTGAGCCGGCAGGCTTGCGAGCGCTTCATCGCCGAAATGTCCGTCAGCGTTCCTTTTCAACTGCAAGAGGATAAACTGCTCCAGAAGCTGAGCTAG
- the kdm2ba gene encoding lysine (K)-specific demethylase 2Ba isoform X2, with protein sequence MAMSLSADEEDYDSDTAEQQRLPNRPKSKMAASTATTPAASSSSSTTAAVKLPSNRTSSGARRRRTRCRKCEACVRTECGECHFCKDMKKFGGPGRMKQSCIMRQCIAPVLPHTAVCVVCGEAGKEDTLDDEDEKFNAMLMECSICNEIVHPNCLKVKDAPGVVNDELPNCWECPKCNYAGKTGKQKRGPGFKYASNLPGSLLREQKAGRDGREDGDQTSSGAASVKRKTEREETPRLKNEDLPSRMAPLLSPSGLPRPRSEVPNFLRKKRKLFDDDEEEEEASTKKKPKKPWRPEEPLIPKLSHMKTEEDDDNSDEEDERLEKREPPRRSFKKDYSTAKKEEEQDTERREERDPPFRSLRDYSNIRKVEDQDEDKEDDDEEEEEDGKRGRDSSPTLKNQSVLLESDASRCSSPRAGPSSESSETQEKPQRARVKRHRRKPQNRQLSAELSKQLNMEIRRTEHSLANENQQPLKSEPEDSENEEPKRGLRNGTAGNGGGGERGERGGGGDGGGERPHLRAREMNGTSWELRHFYPPQITPLGLNRSSPAVRPLPARSPPKCVQMERHVIRPPPICPPPDRLPLADGRNHVAPREAWLAIFSHLSHRELCVCMRVCRTWNRWCCDKKLWTRIDLKRCKSITPLMLSGIIRRQPMTLDLSWTNISKKQLSWLINRLPGLRVLLLSGCSWVAVSALCTSSCPLLRTLDLQWVEGLKDPQMRDLLSPPTDNRPGQMDTRSKLRNVNDLRLAGLDITDNSLRLVIKNMPLLSRLDLSYCNHINDQSVNLLTAAGTTTRDSLTDVNLSVCNRVTDQSLSYFKRCGSICRIDLRFCKQVSRQACERFIAEMSVSVPFQLQEDKLLQKLS encoded by the exons ATGGCCATGTCACTGAGCGCCGACGAAGAGGATTACGACTCGGACACAGCCGAACAG CAACGGCTACCCAACCGGCCAAAATCCAAAATGGCTGCATCAACAGCGACGACTCCGGCAGCCTCCAGCTCTTCATCCACCACAGCAGCAGTCAAGCTGCCATCCAACCGGACCTCCTCTGGAGCCCGCCGCCGACGTACACGATGCCGAAAGTGTGAGGCGTGTGTCCGGACGGAATGTGGAGAGTGTCACTTCTGTAAGGACATGAAGAAGTTTGGAGGACCCGGTCGCATGAAACAGTCTTGCATTATGAGACAGTGTATAGCG CCTGTGTTACCGCATACAGCTGTATGTGTAGTGTGCGGCGAGGCTGGTAAAGAAGACACGCTCGACGATGAAGATGAGAAGTTTAACGCCATGCTCATGGAGTGCTCCATCTGCAATGAGATTGTCCATCCCAACTGCCTCAAG GTGAAAGATGCACCTGGAGTTGTGAACGATGAACTTCCAAACTGCTGGGAATGTCCTAAATGCAACTACGCAGGGAAAACTGGAAAA CAAAAAAGGGGACCAGGCTTCAAGTACGCATCCAACCTGCCGGGCTCCCTGCTGAGGGAACAGAAAGCAGGACGTGACGGGAGAGAGGATGGAGACCAGACCTCTTCTGGAGCAGCGTCTgtgaagagaaaaacagagagagaggaaaccCCCAGACTGAAGAATGAGGACCTGCCCTCACGTATGGCCCCTCTCTTAAGTCCCAGTGGTCTGCCAAGACCACGATCTGAAGTTCCCAACTTCttgaggaagaagaggaagtTATTTGACGACgatgaagaggaagaagaggctAGCACTAAAAAGAAG CCTAAGAAGCCCTGGAGGCCCGAAGAGCCTTTGATTCCTAAACTCTCCCATATGAAAACAGAAGAAGACGACGATAACTCCGATGAGGAGGATGAAAGGCTAGAGAAGCGAGAACCGCCTCGCCGTTCATTCAAGAAAGACTACAGCACGgcaaagaaagaggaagaacaaGACACCGAGAGGCGGGAAGAGAGGGATCCACCTTTCCGATCCCTGAGGGACTACAGCAACATAAGAAAAGTGGAAGACCAAGATGAAGACAAGGAGGACGACGacgaagaagaggaggaagacgGCAAAAGGGGCAGAGACAGCAGCCCTACTTTAAAGAACCAATCAGTATTGCTCGAGAGCGACGCGTCGCGGTGCAGCTCCCCAAGGGCAGGACCCAGCAGCGAAAGCAGCGAGACTCAGGAAAAGCCGCAACGAGCCCGGGTGAAACGGCACCGTCGAAAGCCTCAGAACAGACAGCTCAGCGCTGAGCTCAGCAAGCAGCTCAACATGGAGATCCGCCGCACCGAACACTCACTGGCCAATGAGAACCAGCAGCCTCTCAAGAGCGAACCGGAGGACAGCGAGAACGAGGAACCAAAGAGAGGCTTACGGAACGGAACCGCAGGGAACGGCGGAGGAGGCGAAAGAGGAGAAAGGGGAGGAGGCGGAGACGGAGGAGGGGAGAGGCCACACCTTCGAGCAAGAGAGATGAATGGAACATCTTGGGAGCTGCGGCACTTTTATCCACCTCAGATCACCCCGTTGGGTTTGAACCGCAGTTCACCTGCGGTCAGGCCCCTTCCAGCTCGTTCCCCTCCAAAGTGTGTGCAGATGGAACGGCATGTGATCCGGCCACCTCCAATTTGCCCTCCGCCCGACAGGCTGCCGCTGGCCGATGGGCGTAATCACGTAGCTCCTCGAGAAGCCTGGTTGGCTATCTTCAGTCACTTGAGCCATCGTGAgctttgtgtgtgcatgcgggTGTGCCGGACCTGGAACCGCTG GTGCTGCGACAAAAAGTTATGGACCCGTATCGATCTGAAGCGTTGCAAGTCCATCACACCTCTCATGCTGAGTGGAATCATTCGAAGACAGCCCATGACTCTTGACCTGAGCTGGACCAACATTTCCAAAAAGCAATTAAGTTGGCTTATCAACCGACTACCGG GTCTGAGGGTTCTTCTCTTGTCCGGCTGTTCGTGGGTGGCCGTTTCGGCTCTCTGCACTTCCAGTTGTCCTCTGCTGCGCACTTTAGATCTGCAGTGGGTTGAGGGGCTCAAAGACCCCCAGATGAGAGACCTACTGTCTCCTCCCACCGACAACAGACCAG GTCAAATGGACACACGCAGCAAACTACGGAATGTCAATGACCTGCGTCTGGCTGGTTTGGACATCACCGACAACTCTCTGCGGCTCGTCATTAAAAACATGCCTCTGCTGTCAAGACTGGATTTGAGTTACTGCAATCATATAAATGATCAGTCAGTCAACCTGCTGACGGCCGCAGGGACCACCACTAGAGACTCCCTAACTGATGTCAACCTCTCTG tGTGTAACAGGGTCACCGATCAGTCACTGAGCTACTTCAAACGCTGCGGGAGCATCTGTCGCATTGACCTACGCTTCTGCAAGCAGGTGAGCCGGCAGGCTTGCGAGCGCTTCATCGCCGAAATGTCCGTCAGCGTTCCTTTTCAACTGCAAGAGGATAAACTGCTCCAGAAGCTGAGCTAG
- the orai1a gene encoding calcium release-activated calcium channel protein 1, whose product MSLNEHSLQALSWRKLYLSRAKLKATSRTSALLSGFAMVAMVEVQLEEDHVYPDGLLIAFSACTTVLVAVHLFALMISTCILPNLEAVSNIHNLNSIKESPHERMHFHIELAWAFSTVIGTLLFLAEVVLLCWVKFLPLKNKKPVPNEKNVTAEPPGISPGEAAAIASTTIMVPFGLVFIVFAVHFYRSLVSHKTDQQFKELEALSNITRLQNQLDHRGDAFNMQTSSAPFIA is encoded by the exons ATGAGTTTGAACGAGCATTCGCTTCAAGCTCTGTCATGGAGAAAACTTTACTTGAGTCGAGCTAAACTCAAAGCGACGAGCCGAACCTCTGCGCTGCTCTCCGGCTTCGCAATG GTAGCAATGGTGGAAGTCCAGTTGGAGGAAGATCACGTGTATCCTGACGGCTTACTGATCGCTTTCAGCGCTTGTACAACAGTGCTGGTTGCCGTCCATCTCTTTGCTCTGATGATCAGCACGTGCATCCTGCCCAACCTGGAAGCTGTGAGCAACATCCATAACCTCAACTCCATCAAAGAATCGCCGCACGAGCGGATGCACTTCCACATCGAGCTGGCCTGGGCTTTCTCCACCGTCATTGGTACCCTTCTCTTTCTCGCAGAGGTGGTCCTTCTCTGCTGGGTGAAGTTCCTCCCTCTGAAGAATAAAAAGCCGGTCCCTAATGAGAAGAACGTTACCGCCGAACCTCCAGGTATAAGCCCAGGGGAAGCCGCAGCGATTGCCTCTACCACCATCATGGTACCCTTTGGTCTGGTGTTTATTGTTTTCGCGGTGCATTTCTACCGTTCTCTGGTGAGTCACAAAACGGACCAGCAGTTCAAGGAGCTGGAAGCTCTGTCCAACATCACACGGCTGCAGAACCAGCTGGATCACAGGGGAGACGCCTTCAACATGCAGACTTCTTCAGCACCTTTTATTGCCTAG